Proteins encoded in a region of the Bacillus methanolicus genome:
- a CDS encoding head-tail connector protein, protein MDLDELKVRLKINDTSQDAFLAVALEAAIDYVKQYCRQSFDEGLPPNVKQAVAKLVKAYQENSNVASQSLGDMSKSFFEGGTMNEVHRLLRPYRKARFI, encoded by the coding sequence ATGGATTTAGATGAATTAAAGGTTCGATTGAAAATCAATGATACTTCACAAGATGCCTTTCTTGCAGTCGCCTTAGAAGCTGCGATTGACTATGTGAAGCAATATTGCCGTCAATCATTCGATGAAGGATTACCGCCTAACGTAAAACAAGCGGTCGCAAAATTGGTCAAAGCCTATCAAGAAAACAGCAATGTCGCTTCTCAATCTCTTGGCGATATGAGCAAATCGTTTTTTGAAGGCGGAACGATGAACGAGGTCCATCGCTTGTTAAGACCGTATAGAAAGGCGAGATTCATATGA
- a CDS encoding phage minor head protein, with the protein MSNLNLSAEQINRIIGQRVKGSEREIAKQYANTLNEIRKELAKLYEKYETGGVLTYAEMAKYDRLRKFLKQIDRLLDTCYKSLKKLIYDVLGESYLDGYYLTAWAVETDTLSKLAYSLVSADVITAMIENPISGLTLSQRLEKNRANIIYTIQQEITQGLVKGETYRTMANRIKSALEGDTVKAMRIVRTEAHRVKESGKLDAAIHANKNGVIMLKEWNTMQDERVRPGVGKKSGANHRMLDGKKIPVDKDFNDGLSKGKAPGLLPAAGSSINCRCFLTYSVEKVEKPDAKELEGMVFEQWKKERLKK; encoded by the coding sequence ATGAGCAATCTTAATTTGTCGGCCGAACAAATCAACCGTATCATAGGCCAAAGGGTTAAGGGGTCGGAGAGGGAAATTGCCAAGCAATACGCAAATACCCTTAACGAGATTCGCAAGGAGCTTGCAAAACTCTATGAAAAGTATGAAACAGGTGGCGTTCTAACATACGCTGAAATGGCCAAATACGACCGTCTTAGGAAGTTTTTGAAGCAAATCGATAGATTGCTAGACACTTGTTATAAATCGCTTAAAAAGCTTATTTATGACGTTTTAGGCGAGAGTTATTTAGATGGCTACTATCTTACGGCGTGGGCGGTAGAAACCGATACCTTAAGCAAGCTTGCGTATTCTCTTGTTTCTGCTGATGTTATCACGGCCATGATCGAAAACCCGATTTCCGGTTTAACGTTATCTCAGCGGTTAGAAAAAAATCGGGCAAATATCATTTATACAATTCAGCAAGAGATCACACAAGGCCTCGTAAAAGGTGAAACTTATCGAACAATGGCCAATCGCATAAAAAGTGCACTAGAAGGCGATACGGTCAAGGCGATGAGGATTGTAAGAACGGAAGCTCATCGAGTGAAAGAGAGTGGGAAACTTGATGCGGCTATACATGCAAATAAAAATGGTGTCATCATGTTGAAAGAATGGAACACTATGCAAGATGAGCGTGTTCGTCCAGGCGTAGGCAAGAAAAGTGGAGCTAATCATAGAATGCTAGACGGTAAAAAGATACCGGTTGATAAGGATTTTAACGATGGATTAAGTAAAGGGAAGGCTCCTGGGCTACTTCCTGCTGCTGGTTCATCGATTAATTGCAGGTGTTTTTTAACCTATTCTGTTGAAAAAGTGGAAAAACCGGATGCGAAAGAGTTAGAAGGTATGGTCTTTGAGCAATGGAAGAAAGAGAGGTTGAAGAAGTGA
- a CDS encoding phage capsid protein translates to MAINNFIPTIWSARLLQNLQKTLVYGQAAVINRDYEGQIKAYGDTVKINNIGRISVGDYTKNTDMDDPETLTDQTRTLVIDQAKYFNFQVDDVDKIQQNPKLMDESMREAAYALRNAADQFIASHYVDAAHTIGDDATPVEPTKNDAYEYLVDLSVKLDEADVPEQGRFVIVPPWYEGLMLKDDRFVKTGSLPAEDRLVNGVIGRAAGFLVLKSNNVPKVPAGSGVTENYKVIAGHNIAWSFAEQVNQVEAYRPEKRFADAVKGLHLYGAKVVRNEAIAVLSAKRPA, encoded by the coding sequence ATGGCAATCAATAACTTTATCCCAACAATTTGGAGCGCTCGTTTACTTCAAAACTTGCAAAAAACGCTTGTGTATGGACAAGCGGCGGTTATTAACCGTGATTATGAGGGCCAAATAAAAGCGTATGGCGATACAGTCAAAATCAACAACATTGGTCGTATCTCCGTTGGTGATTACACAAAGAACACTGATATGGATGATCCAGAAACATTGACAGATCAAACACGTACACTTGTCATCGACCAAGCGAAATATTTCAATTTCCAAGTCGATGATGTCGATAAAATTCAACAAAATCCAAAACTCATGGATGAATCTATGCGTGAAGCTGCTTATGCGCTACGTAATGCAGCGGACCAGTTCATCGCGTCTCACTATGTCGATGCCGCTCATACTATCGGTGATGACGCAACGCCTGTAGAACCAACGAAAAATGACGCTTACGAATACCTTGTTGACTTGTCCGTGAAATTGGATGAAGCGGATGTGCCAGAGCAAGGCCGCTTTGTTATCGTTCCACCGTGGTATGAAGGTTTAATGCTAAAAGACGACCGCTTTGTTAAAACAGGTAGCTTACCTGCGGAAGATCGTCTAGTAAACGGTGTAATTGGACGTGCCGCTGGATTCTTGGTGCTAAAATCTAACAATGTACCAAAAGTACCAGCAGGATCTGGCGTTACAGAAAACTACAAAGTTATCGCAGGCCACAACATCGCTTGGTCTTTTGCAGAACAAGTAAACCAAGTGGAAGCATATCGTCCTGAAAAACGTTTTGCGGACGCTGTTAAGGGCCTTCATTTATACGGCGCGAAAGTTGTCAGAAACGAAGCGATAGCAGTGTTGAGCGCAAAACGTCCAGCGTAA
- a CDS encoding DUF7302 family protein: MWLKNKKTGLKWYVSKEHAERLLKSGDFEQTEAEEKPIKKKSTAKRDEE; the protein is encoded by the coding sequence TTGTGGTTGAAAAATAAAAAAACGGGCTTGAAGTGGTACGTATCAAAGGAACACGCTGAACGTTTACTGAAAAGTGGCGATTTTGAACAGACAGAAGCGGAAGAAAAGCCGATTAAGAAAAAGTCAACAGCCAAACGTGATGAAGAATGA
- a CDS encoding phage neck terminator protein — translation MTEAIERIMLQIFREIGIRIIPANQTTPKPPLPYGVYNITSAYIKDRNRGNISTYQDGEVAYEKRTEPFKMTISFNFYNETNETTIELAMQVRRWFLFLGSDFIQEQNIAVVNVGNIENRTTFLFDSYEYKHGFDVQLRLTDEQIRAIETIEKVNIGGM, via the coding sequence ATGACAGAAGCTATTGAAAGAATTATGTTACAAATATTTAGGGAGATAGGAATACGCATTATTCCGGCAAATCAAACGACACCAAAACCGCCTTTACCTTATGGTGTTTACAATATTACATCAGCGTATATCAAAGATCGAAACCGTGGGAATATCTCCACTTATCAAGATGGGGAAGTCGCTTATGAGAAGCGCACCGAACCATTTAAAATGACAATCTCATTTAATTTTTATAACGAAACAAATGAAACCACTATCGAACTTGCTATGCAGGTCCGTAGGTGGTTTTTATTTTTAGGTTCCGACTTCATACAAGAACAAAACATTGCTGTTGTGAATGTCGGAAACATCGAGAATCGAACAACCTTTTTGTTCGACTCTTACGAATACAAACATGGGTTCGATGTTCAATTGCGTTTGACCGACGAGCAAATTCGAGCCATTGAAACAATTGAAAAAGTAAACATAGGAGGTATGTAG
- a CDS encoding phage portal protein — MKRSTIQLNVKGSIPDVIKKVLDWHKPHRDKMIGLYNRYRGEGVPIQSRVLPDPKKPNNKIPNDYRGYIINQVAGYLWGQPISYSLDSRNYDETKAKENQDRISRFNTLNAIDDLDSELGKVMSICGYAARLLYIDKNGEERAMNIFPWEAVFVEDGNDITHAIRYYKVKDSNNNEYTKVEWYDNKNVTFFVESDGVFIMDPEGSKPHLFDYVPLVLFQNNDEEQGDFEKVEALIDAYDKITSDSVNEVETFANAYMAFKGVDVDEETIQKMKQTGGIEVGVDGDVSFITKNINDTFVENNKKTLNENIHKFSASVDMSDEKFSGGAQTGESRKWKLIALENKAGTKARKFGKGLREQFKVLCSAWKKKNIDIDYLDIFWEFKRNIPIDLAYVAEYASKLKGIHSDHTLLSQIPYIDDVNYERELMRQEREDSIDLDDFDDEHEENKDEELVTND, encoded by the coding sequence ATGAAACGTTCAACCATACAATTAAATGTCAAAGGATCCATACCTGATGTCATAAAGAAAGTTCTTGACTGGCATAAGCCTCATCGAGACAAGATGATAGGTTTATACAACCGCTATCGAGGTGAGGGAGTGCCGATACAAAGCCGAGTGCTGCCGGACCCGAAAAAGCCGAACAACAAGATCCCAAACGACTATAGAGGATACATTATCAATCAAGTAGCCGGATATTTGTGGGGCCAGCCGATTTCTTATAGTTTAGACAGCCGGAATTATGATGAAACGAAAGCGAAAGAAAACCAAGATCGTATTTCACGATTTAATACACTTAATGCTATTGATGATTTAGATAGTGAGCTCGGTAAAGTCATGAGCATTTGCGGTTATGCTGCTCGTCTTTTATACATCGACAAAAATGGTGAAGAACGAGCGATGAACATTTTCCCGTGGGAAGCAGTGTTCGTTGAAGACGGTAATGATATTACACATGCAATACGTTATTACAAGGTAAAGGATAGTAACAATAATGAATACACAAAGGTCGAATGGTATGATAACAAAAACGTCACGTTCTTTGTTGAGAGCGATGGAGTTTTTATTATGGATCCAGAAGGTAGTAAACCTCACTTATTTGATTATGTACCGTTGGTTCTTTTTCAAAATAACGACGAAGAACAAGGAGATTTTGAGAAGGTTGAAGCGCTTATTGACGCATACGACAAGATTACGAGCGATTCAGTGAATGAGGTTGAAACATTCGCCAATGCTTATATGGCGTTCAAGGGTGTTGACGTAGATGAAGAGACCATTCAAAAAATGAAACAAACGGGCGGTATTGAAGTCGGCGTTGATGGCGATGTGTCTTTCATCACCAAAAATATCAACGACACATTCGTCGAGAACAATAAGAAAACATTGAACGAAAACATCCACAAGTTTTCCGCTAGTGTGGATATGTCCGATGAAAAATTCAGCGGCGGTGCACAAACAGGCGAAAGCCGCAAATGGAAACTCATTGCGCTGGAAAACAAAGCGGGAACGAAAGCAAGGAAGTTTGGTAAAGGGCTTCGTGAACAATTCAAAGTACTATGCAGCGCTTGGAAGAAGAAAAACATTGACATTGATTATCTCGACATCTTTTGGGAGTTTAAACGCAACATTCCGATTGATCTTGCTTATGTAGCTGAATATGCGTCGAAGCTGAAAGGTATCCATAGCGATCATACGTTATTATCACAAATACCTTATATAGATGACGTAAACTACGAGCGCGAATTGATGAGACAAGAGCGTGAAGACAGCATTGATTTAGATGATTTTGACGATGAGCATGAAGAAAATAAGGATGAGGAGCTGGTTACTAATGACTGA
- a CDS encoding DUF3383 family protein, protein MPLQDVKVTIDLKKPAGLFGLGKPLILAEKAGASAIKNYSDITAVKADFAENTNAYKKAAAVFAQKHRPANLAIATYDPAATGEGAVKTAKDAVEKYYDHDWFFLLTADAELTEQIEVADYVEGKKFKMYVVKTTTAADRNAFKTKAYDFVIDFYHPKAEEQADAALVGELGSQTVGSITWKFKTLTGITPIEVNADELNLIHEDGAIAYVTKAGIPQTSEGIVCSGEYIDVMHGLSWLKVDAENRIQSAFTNNKKIPFDHRGISLLSGQLTTTFRQGYSQGIIAEDDDGNPLYTIIAKSRSEVPAEERAARIYNGLFFSLELAGAIHGANITGEVLV, encoded by the coding sequence ATGCCGTTACAGGACGTAAAGGTAACTATTGACTTAAAAAAACCTGCGGGGCTTTTTGGTCTTGGGAAACCACTTATTCTTGCTGAAAAGGCAGGCGCAAGCGCTATTAAAAATTATAGCGATATCACAGCGGTAAAAGCTGATTTCGCCGAAAATACAAATGCCTATAAAAAAGCTGCGGCAGTTTTTGCTCAGAAACATCGACCAGCAAATTTGGCTATTGCAACATATGATCCTGCCGCGACAGGTGAGGGAGCAGTAAAAACTGCTAAAGACGCAGTTGAAAAGTATTATGACCATGACTGGTTTTTCCTCCTTACTGCAGACGCTGAATTGACCGAACAGATTGAAGTTGCTGACTATGTGGAGGGAAAAAAGTTCAAAATGTATGTGGTAAAAACCACCACGGCTGCAGATCGTAACGCTTTCAAAACAAAAGCTTATGATTTTGTCATTGATTTCTATCATCCAAAAGCAGAGGAGCAAGCGGATGCAGCGTTAGTCGGTGAATTGGGTAGTCAAACTGTCGGATCAATTACTTGGAAGTTTAAAACACTAACTGGCATTACCCCTATTGAAGTAAATGCTGATGAATTGAACCTTATACACGAGGATGGGGCTATTGCTTATGTCACCAAAGCTGGTATTCCGCAAACTAGCGAGGGTATTGTTTGTAGCGGAGAATATATCGATGTAATGCACGGGTTGTCATGGCTTAAGGTAGACGCAGAAAACAGAATCCAATCCGCATTTACAAACAATAAAAAAATTCCATTTGACCATCGAGGAATTAGCCTTTTGAGCGGACAACTAACAACAACATTCCGACAAGGCTACTCACAAGGAATTATTGCTGAGGATGATGACGGAAATCCTTTATACACAATTATTGCCAAATCTCGAAGCGAAGTACCTGCGGAGGAGCGCGCAGCACGTATCTACAATGGTCTTTTCTTTTCTTTAGAACTTGCTGGAGCGATTCATGGAGCAAATATTACAGGAGAAGTATTAGTATAG
- a CDS encoding DUF4355 domain-containing protein — protein sequence MKDKKQPFYRSLPLRLDLQYFAEGGEGGDGGEGNPPAGQQGGEGGQPNGGQQGGQGNTQGLDLTLDVVQQFVNENDDAKKWLQSLTDSRVTEAIKTYEKKTLPKKLEEEIAKRYPPETPEQKQLRELQQKLEQIEQEKIRESLRNKALSLATEKQLPTKLVDFFIGQDEETTVKNLGMLEEVFSAAVQQAVEAKFKDSGRNPNPPAPPGQPLTREAIEKMTPEEINKNWEQIEKFLKGQ from the coding sequence ATGAAAGATAAAAAACAACCGTTCTATAGATCTTTACCGCTACGTCTTGATCTTCAATATTTCGCAGAAGGTGGAGAAGGCGGAGATGGTGGAGAAGGTAATCCGCCGGCAGGACAACAAGGTGGAGAGGGAGGTCAACCAAATGGTGGACAACAAGGCGGACAAGGCAACACTCAAGGGTTGGACCTAACACTTGATGTGGTGCAACAGTTCGTCAACGAAAATGACGACGCGAAAAAGTGGTTGCAATCACTCACTGATTCCCGTGTAACGGAAGCGATCAAGACTTATGAGAAAAAGACATTGCCGAAGAAGTTAGAAGAAGAAATTGCAAAACGCTACCCTCCGGAAACACCCGAACAGAAACAACTACGTGAATTGCAACAAAAACTCGAACAAATTGAGCAAGAAAAGATTCGCGAGTCATTACGAAATAAGGCATTGTCCTTAGCGACTGAAAAACAGCTTCCTACTAAGCTAGTTGACTTCTTTATTGGTCAAGATGAGGAAACTACCGTAAAAAATCTAGGCATGTTAGAAGAAGTTTTTTCGGCTGCCGTTCAGCAGGCAGTTGAAGCTAAGTTCAAGGATTCAGGTCGCAATCCTAATCCGCCAGCGCCACCAGGACAGCCACTTACAAGAGAAGCGATTGAAAAAATGACTCCCGAGGAAATCAACAAAAACTGGGAGCAAATCGAAAAATTCTTAAAAGGACAATAG
- a CDS encoding PBSX family phage terminase large subunit — protein MMSMKKISIKNLIGGGYNRFWHNKNFYRVVKGSRGSKKSKTTALNIIYRMMKYSWSNTLVVRRFSNTLRQSAYTDLKWAINQLGVSHLWKTNESLPELTYLPTGQKIIFRGLDDPLKITSITVDVGILCWAWFEEAYEIESEDKFRTVVESIRGSYDDPEFFKQVTITFNPWSERHWLKRVFFDEKTREDDTFAITTTFRVNEWLDDQDRKRYMSLYKTNPRRARIVCDGEWGVAEGLIYENFEVNDFDIEKVIHDTQSTSYGLDFGYVHDPTAFVAIAADQKEKVIYIFDELYEKGLSNKKIYEKLVAKGYNRSPIIADSAEPKSIDELKRLGLTRIKGAAKGKDSVMHGIQFIQNYKIVIHPKCVHFIEEINNYTYDKDREGNTLNKPIDEFNHLMDAMRYAMEVFTGKRKARAVPSLY, from the coding sequence ATGATGTCGATGAAGAAGATTAGCATAAAAAATCTTATTGGCGGAGGCTACAATCGCTTTTGGCATAATAAGAACTTCTACCGTGTTGTGAAAGGTTCGCGTGGTTCCAAGAAATCCAAAACAACAGCATTAAACATCATTTATCGCATGATGAAGTACAGCTGGTCAAACACATTGGTTGTCCGGCGTTTTTCAAACACGTTGAGGCAATCAGCCTATACAGATTTGAAGTGGGCCATCAACCAACTAGGTGTGTCTCATCTTTGGAAAACCAATGAAAGCCTTCCGGAACTAACTTATTTACCGACTGGACAAAAGATTATCTTTCGTGGTCTTGATGACCCATTGAAGATAACGTCAATTACAGTTGATGTCGGTATTCTTTGTTGGGCATGGTTCGAGGAAGCGTATGAAATCGAATCAGAAGACAAATTCAGGACCGTTGTCGAGTCCATCAGGGGTTCGTACGATGATCCAGAATTCTTCAAACAGGTAACAATCACGTTTAACCCTTGGTCAGAGCGCCATTGGTTGAAGCGTGTTTTTTTTGATGAGAAAACAAGAGAAGATGATACGTTTGCTATCACGACTACTTTCCGCGTTAATGAATGGTTGGACGACCAAGACAGAAAACGCTACATGAGTCTTTATAAAACGAATCCACGCCGTGCCAGAATCGTGTGTGATGGTGAATGGGGAGTAGCGGAAGGACTTATTTATGAAAACTTCGAAGTCAATGACTTTGATATCGAGAAGGTTATCCATGATACACAATCAACCAGTTATGGATTGGATTTTGGATACGTCCACGACCCGACAGCGTTTGTTGCAATTGCTGCGGATCAAAAAGAAAAAGTCATCTACATCTTTGATGAACTCTATGAAAAGGGATTAAGCAACAAAAAAATCTATGAAAAACTGGTTGCGAAAGGCTACAATCGTAGTCCGATCATTGCTGATTCTGCTGAGCCAAAATCTATTGATGAGTTAAAGAGACTTGGTCTTACAAGAATTAAAGGCGCAGCGAAAGGAAAGGACAGCGTCATGCATGGTATTCAGTTCATTCAAAACTATAAGATTGTTATTCATCCAAAATGCGTTCACTTTATTGAAGAAATCAATAACTATACTTACGACAAAGACCGTGAAGGAAATACACTTAATAAACCGATCGATGAGTTTAATCACTTAATGGACGCGATGAGGTATGCAATGGAAGTGTTCACAGGAAAACGGAAAGCCCGTGCAGTTCCATCCCTGTACTAA